A region of Chloracidobacterium sp. DNA encodes the following proteins:
- a CDS encoding MBL fold metallo-hydrolase produces MLIKTFVLTAFQQNTRIVACEETRKAICIDPGERSDEVVAFINDNGFDLQAIAITHGHLDHIGGTSDLAKTFPDAEILIHKDDEDLYYGLPQQPLMMGIPRTQLAALGFDYDAPPPVTQNWKHGEVYEVGSLRFSIRHCPGHTRGHVVLVEENERVVFTGDCLFSGTVGRTDLPGGNHEQLIESIKAQVLSLADDFTVHCGHGPETTVGIERERNPFLTGVQ; encoded by the coding sequence AGAACACTCGTATTGTTGCTTGTGAGGAAACGCGTAAGGCGATTTGCATTGATCCCGGCGAGAGATCGGACGAGGTTGTTGCCTTTATAAACGACAACGGATTTGACTTACAGGCGATAGCGATAACGCACGGGCATCTTGATCACATCGGTGGCACGTCTGATCTTGCCAAAACTTTTCCTGACGCGGAGATATTAATTCATAAAGACGACGAAGATCTGTATTACGGCTTGCCGCAGCAGCCCTTGATGATGGGCATTCCGCGGACGCAGTTGGCGGCATTGGGATTTGATTATGATGCTCCGCCGCCGGTGACTCAAAACTGGAAGCACGGCGAAGTTTACGAAGTTGGTAGTTTGAGATTTTCGATACGGCATTGTCCGGGACACACGCGCGGCCACGTTGTTTTGGTCGAGGAAAATGAACGTGTAGTTTTCACAGGGGATTGTTTGTTCAGCGGAACGGTCGGACGAACCGATCTGCCGGGCGGCAACCACGAACAGCTTATTGAATCGATAAAAGCGCAGGTCCTCTCGCTAGCAGACGACTTTACCGTTCACTGCGGCCACGGGCCGGAAACTACTGTCGGCATCGAACGCGAACGTAATCCATTTTTGACCGGCGTACAGTGA
- a CDS encoding MBL fold metallo-hydrolase, giving the protein MNKLLSALMIISLSCLVFAHGDDSHFENPQDVTVKVTKVSGNVYMLQGRGGNIGAVVGPDGILIVDDDYKAVSEKLRDALKELGAASPKFIFNTHWHGDHTEGNFFFGKDSIIVAHSNVRRRMMEPPVIFGEKTAPYVSHALPIVTYNESLSIHINGEEVKAVHYPTGHTDGDTVVFFKNANVVHLGDDFFVRRFPFVDVDSGGNVQGLINNIASLIKTIPADAKLIPGHGPLATIEDLKSYHQTMVESTKIVQDAMKAGKSLDDIKKAGLPDKFKEAGSGFIKTDMWLEIVYRSYSKK; this is encoded by the coding sequence ATGAACAAATTACTTTCCGCACTAATGATAATAAGTCTGTCGTGCCTTGTGTTTGCGCACGGCGATGACAGCCATTTTGAAAATCCGCAAGACGTGACCGTCAAAGTCACAAAAGTGAGCGGCAACGTGTATATGCTGCAAGGGCGCGGAGGCAATATCGGAGCTGTGGTCGGCCCCGACGGCATCTTGATCGTCGATGACGACTACAAAGCCGTAAGTGAAAAGCTGCGTGACGCGCTAAAAGAACTCGGAGCCGCATCGCCAAAATTTATTTTTAACACACACTGGCACGGCGATCATACAGAGGGAAACTTTTTCTTTGGCAAGGATTCGATCATCGTCGCGCATTCAAACGTTCGAAGACGAATGATGGAACCGCCAGTGATCTTCGGCGAAAAAACCGCTCCGTATGTCTCTCACGCGCTGCCGATCGTGACGTACAACGAGAGCCTGTCGATTCACATTAACGGCGAAGAAGTTAAAGCTGTGCATTATCCAACGGGGCACACGGATGGAGACACGGTCGTCTTCTTTAAAAACGCCAACGTGGTCCATCTCGGTGATGATTTTTTTGTTCGCCGCTTTCCGTTCGTCGATGTCGACAGCGGCGGCAATGTGCAAGGCCTTATAAACAATATCGCTTCGCTGATAAAGACAATTCCGGCAGATGCGAAGCTGATTCCCGGTCATGGCCCGCTCGCCACGATCGAAGATCTAAAGTCATATCACCAAACAATGGTCGAGAGTACGAAGATCGTACAGGACGCAATGAAGGCGGGAAAATCGCTGGATGATATTAAAAAAGCCGGCCTTCCTGATAAATTCAAAGAAGCCGGCTCCGGATTTATCAAAACAGACATGTGGCTGGAAATCGTATATCGGAGCTATTCAAAGAAATAA
- a CDS encoding class I fructose-bisphosphate aldolase — MSVDSIRELLGAEADTLLNHVSKTIPKETLQLPGGDFVDRVWTNSDRTPSVLRSLQTLNDNGRLRGTGYLSILPVDQGIEHSAGASFAPNPMYFDPENIVKLAIEGGCNAVASTYGVLGSVARKYAHKIPFIVKINHNELLTCPNQFDQVMFGTVEQASNMGAVAVGATIYFGSDQSTRQITEVAEAFAYAHELGMATILWCYLRNSAFKTDEGDMHTAADLTAQANHLGVTIQADIIKQKLPERNGGYPAMNKAGSYGKTHKKVYDELTTDNPIDLVRYQVANCYMGRCGLINSGGESKGASDMADAVRTAVVNKRGGGTGLISGRKAFQRPMKEGVELLNAIQDVYLAKEITVA, encoded by the coding sequence ATGTCTGTCGATAGTATTAGAGAACTCTTGGGTGCCGAGGCCGATACCCTTTTAAATCACGTTTCAAAAACGATACCAAAAGAAACTTTACAGTTGCCGGGCGGCGATTTTGTTGATCGCGTCTGGACAAATTCTGATCGTACGCCGAGCGTTTTGCGTTCGCTGCAGACGTTGAATGACAATGGGCGTTTGCGCGGGACGGGTTATTTGTCGATCTTGCCGGTCGATCAGGGAATCGAGCATTCGGCGGGAGCGAGCTTTGCTCCGAACCCGATGTATTTCGATCCTGAGAACATTGTAAAACTCGCTATCGAAGGCGGCTGCAACGCCGTTGCTTCAACATACGGCGTGCTCGGTTCGGTCGCTCGCAAATACGCACACAAGATACCGTTTATCGTAAAGATCAATCATAACGAGCTGCTCACCTGTCCAAATCAGTTCGATCAGGTGATGTTTGGCACGGTCGAGCAGGCGAGCAATATGGGTGCGGTCGCTGTCGGAGCGACGATCTATTTTGGTTCGGACCAATCGACGCGGCAGATCACTGAGGTCGCCGAGGCGTTTGCGTATGCACATGAGCTTGGGATGGCGACGATACTGTGGTGCTACCTCCGCAATTCGGCATTTAAGACCGACGAAGGCGATATGCATACGGCGGCCGATCTGACTGCGCAGGCAAATCATCTCGGCGTGACGATACAGGCCGATATCATCAAGCAGAAACTGCCCGAACGCAACGGCGGATATCCCGCAATGAACAAAGCGGGAAGCTACGGCAAGACACACAAAAAGGTCTATGACGAACTGACGACCGACAATCCGATCGACCTCGTCCGCTATCAGGTTGCGAATTGTTATATGGGCCGCTGCGGCTTGATAAATTCGGGTGGCGAATCAAAAGGCGCAAGCGATATGGCAGATGCCGTTCGCACGGCTGTTGTAAATAAACGCGGCGGCGGCACGGGTTTGATCTCGGGACGCAAGGCATTCCAGCGGCCGATGAAGGAAGGTGTTGAACTGCTCAATGCAATTCAGGACGTTTATCTGGCAAAGGAAATTACCGTAGCGTAG